From Streptomyces sp. CMB-StM0423, a single genomic window includes:
- a CDS encoding AfsR/SARP family transcriptional regulator, producing the protein MRIGVLGPLEVAVGGVPVEIAGGRLRALLVRLALDPGRYVGTALLADGLWGDDAPADPGNALQSLVSRLRRALGRADVLAYGPAGYRLALPPEAVDAVRFERQAHAGREALAAGDAVAARRLLEEALALWRGPALADVAYAPFAAAPAHRLEELRLEATEDRIEAGLAEAGPGGARPGAAVPELEALTVAHPLRERPRALLMRALYATGRQPEALGAYEVYRALLAEELGADPSEALRELHVAVLRGEVPGWGGGGDPYGKGPGGASGPYAGAAGDPYGRKPEGASGSYGTRPGAATKPGSGTGPGTPDDPRPPVRTNLRAALTSFVGRDGELRRVRALLGDSRLVTLTGPGGAGKTRLATTAAEALLDDSPGGVWLVELAPVTGGADVPFAVLGALGQRETAVLDNRHLPPRDVLTRLTDTLAATATTLVLDNCEHVVSAAAHLADHLLRRCPELRVLATSREPLGIDGEALCPVPPLSLPPQDAHDGPAARDGQGEQATGAAVRLFADRARAARPDFAVGPANAAAVAEICRRLDGLPLAIELAAARLRSLPVEQVAARLDDRFRLLTTGSRTALPRHRTLQAVVAWSWELLGEEERRLAEWLSAFPGGATPESVAGVCGMDVVTALDLLAALADKSLLQIAEAPQGAKAEPSAGPRYRMLETIREFGRDRLAEAGDLDRVRAAHAAHFLRLAETADPHVRGREQLGWIALLDAEHDNLLAALRYAIDAGDAGTAVRLVAALGIYWMILGHHSEAADWLRLALAVPGELPLEPHAVALGFYLINSATSGGTDPDPAALEELTALAARVDPMGGHPMLAVLEPGIAVFTDDDERGLAAIDERLGHPDPWARGLLRMIRAAFRENRGYAPGLEEDLEAAAAEFREVGDRWGLAMALHQLGEYRALLGDAERARAGFEEALRLMGEVHAEDDVGQLRTRLAQLEAAQGRTEQARAELHRVLRAAVREGRSHVAALCRDVLGDLARWAGEADEAARWYGEALATLRRGGVAVPQIEAIVRTGRALLACVRGDVAGARTELATGLGVAVGVKDMPVVAMVGVGVATLAAEYAEQADAEQADAGHAGAEFARAAGLLGAADSVRGVGDVALPDAADLAARLRRALGAEFGPARARGAALKQGDAIELLRAYLAGTPDPTGEPVAED; encoded by the coding sequence GTGCGCATTGGGGTGCTGGGTCCGCTGGAGGTGGCGGTCGGCGGGGTGCCGGTGGAGATCGCCGGCGGCCGGCTCCGCGCGCTGCTCGTACGGCTCGCGCTCGACCCCGGCCGGTACGTCGGCACCGCGCTGCTCGCCGACGGCCTCTGGGGCGACGACGCCCCCGCCGACCCCGGCAACGCGCTGCAGTCCCTCGTCTCCCGGCTGCGCCGGGCGCTCGGCCGGGCGGACGTCCTCGCGTACGGGCCCGCCGGCTACCGGCTCGCGCTGCCGCCGGAGGCGGTGGACGCCGTGCGCTTCGAGCGGCAGGCGCACGCCGGGCGCGAGGCGCTGGCGGCGGGCGACGCCGTAGCGGCGCGGAGGCTGCTGGAGGAGGCGCTGGCGCTGTGGCGCGGGCCCGCGCTCGCGGACGTGGCGTACGCGCCGTTCGCGGCGGCGCCCGCGCACCGGCTGGAGGAGCTGCGGCTGGAGGCCACCGAGGACCGCATCGAGGCGGGCCTCGCGGAGGCCGGCCCCGGCGGCGCTCGCCCCGGTGCCGCGGTCCCCGAGCTGGAGGCGCTGACGGTGGCGCACCCGCTGCGTGAGCGCCCGCGCGCGCTGCTGATGCGCGCGCTGTACGCGACGGGGCGGCAGCCGGAGGCGCTGGGGGCGTACGAGGTGTACCGCGCGCTGCTGGCGGAGGAGCTGGGCGCGGACCCGTCGGAGGCCCTGCGGGAGCTGCACGTGGCGGTGCTGCGAGGCGAGGTGCCGGGGTGGGGCGGCGGGGGTGACCCGTACGGTAAGGGGCCGGGCGGCGCAAGCGGTCCGTACGCGGGCGCCGCGGGTGATCCGTACGGCAGGAAGCCGGAAGGCGCAAGCGGCTCGTACGGTACGAGGCCCGGCGCCGCTACGAAGCCCGGCAGCGGCACCGGCCCCGGAACCCCCGACGACCCCCGGCCCCCGGTCCGTACCAACCTGCGCGCCGCCCTCACCAGCTTCGTCGGCCGCGACGGCGAACTGCGCCGCGTGCGCGCCCTCCTCGGCGATTCGCGGCTCGTCACCCTCACCGGCCCCGGCGGCGCCGGCAAGACCCGGCTCGCCACCACCGCCGCGGAAGCGCTCCTCGATGACTCCCCCGGCGGCGTGTGGCTCGTCGAACTCGCGCCCGTGACCGGCGGCGCCGACGTCCCGTTCGCCGTACTCGGCGCGCTCGGCCAGCGCGAGACCGCCGTGCTCGACAACCGCCACCTGCCCCCGCGCGACGTGCTCACCCGGCTCACCGACACCCTCGCCGCCACGGCCACCACCCTCGTACTCGACAACTGCGAGCACGTCGTCTCCGCCGCCGCCCACCTCGCCGACCACCTGCTGCGCCGCTGCCCCGAGCTGCGCGTGCTCGCCACCAGCCGCGAGCCGCTGGGCATCGACGGCGAGGCGCTGTGTCCCGTCCCGCCCCTGAGCCTGCCCCCGCAGGACGCCCACGACGGGCCGGCCGCCCGGGACGGGCAGGGCGAGCAGGCCACCGGCGCGGCCGTGCGGCTCTTCGCCGACCGCGCCCGCGCCGCCCGCCCCGACTTCGCCGTCGGGCCCGCCAACGCCGCCGCCGTCGCCGAGATCTGCCGCCGCCTCGACGGCCTGCCGCTGGCCATCGAACTGGCCGCCGCCCGGCTGCGTTCGCTGCCCGTCGAGCAGGTCGCCGCCCGCCTGGACGACCGGTTCCGGCTGCTGACCACCGGCAGCAGGACCGCACTGCCCCGGCACCGTACGCTCCAGGCCGTCGTCGCCTGGAGCTGGGAGCTGCTGGGCGAGGAGGAACGGCGGCTCGCGGAGTGGCTGTCGGCGTTTCCGGGCGGCGCGACGCCCGAGTCCGTCGCGGGCGTGTGCGGCATGGACGTCGTCACCGCCCTCGACCTGCTCGCGGCCCTCGCCGACAAGTCCCTGCTGCAGATCGCGGAGGCACCCCAGGGCGCGAAAGCCGAGCCGAGCGCCGGTCCGCGCTACCGCATGCTGGAGACCATCCGCGAGTTCGGCCGCGACCGCCTCGCCGAGGCCGGCGACCTCGACCGCGTACGGGCCGCGCACGCCGCGCACTTCCTCCGGCTCGCCGAGACCGCGGACCCGCACGTGCGCGGCCGCGAACAGCTCGGCTGGATCGCCCTGCTCGACGCCGAGCACGACAACCTCCTCGCGGCCCTGCGCTACGCCATCGACGCCGGGGACGCCGGCACCGCCGTCCGGCTGGTCGCCGCCCTCGGCATCTACTGGATGATCCTCGGCCACCACAGCGAGGCCGCCGACTGGCTCCGCCTCGCGCTCGCCGTTCCCGGCGAACTGCCCCTCGAACCGCACGCGGTCGCCCTCGGCTTCTACCTCATCAACTCCGCCACCAGCGGCGGCACCGATCCCGACCCGGCGGCCCTGGAGGAGCTGACGGCGCTGGCCGCGCGGGTCGATCCGATGGGCGGGCATCCCATGCTTGCCGTGCTGGAGCCGGGCATCGCGGTGTTCACGGACGACGACGAGCGCGGGCTCGCCGCGATCGACGAGCGGCTGGGGCACCCGGACCCGTGGGCGCGGGGGCTGCTGCGGATGATCCGGGCGGCGTTCCGGGAGAACCGGGGGTACGCGCCGGGTCTTGAGGAGGACCTGGAGGCGGCCGCGGCGGAGTTCCGGGAGGTCGGCGACCGGTGGGGGCTGGCGATGGCGCTGCACCAACTCGGCGAGTACCGGGCGCTGCTGGGGGACGCGGAGCGGGCGCGGGCGGGGTTCGAGGAAGCGCTGCGGCTGATGGGCGAGGTGCACGCCGAGGACGACGTAGGGCAGTTGCGCACCCGGCTCGCGCAGCTCGAAGCTGCGCAGGGGCGTACGGAGCAGGCGCGCGCGGAGTTGCACCGCGTGTTGCGTGCGGCGGTGCGCGAGGGGCGCTCGCACGTCGCGGCGCTGTGCCGGGACGTCCTGGGCGATCTCGCGCGCTGGGCAGGCGAGGCGGACGAGGCGGCGCGGTGGTACGGGGAGGCGCTGGCGACGCTGCGGCGGGGCGGCGTGGCGGTGCCGCAGATCGAGGCGATCGTACGGACGGGGCGGGCGCTGCTGGCGTGCGTACGGGGTGACGTGGCCGGTGCGCGTACTGAGCTGGCGACGGGGCTCGGCGTGGCGGTCGGGGTGAAGGACATGCCGGTGGTGGCGATGGTCGGGGTCGGCGTGGCGACGCTGGCGGCGGAGTACGCGGAGCAGGCGGACGCGGAGCAGGCGGACGCGGGGCACGCCGGGGCGGAGTTCGCCCGCGCCGCCGGGCTGCTCGGCGCCGCAGACTCCGTCCGCGGGGTCGGCGACGTCGCGCTGCCGGACGCCGCGGACCTCGCCGCCCGGCTGCGCCGCGCGCTCGGCGCGGAGTTCGGGCCGGCCCGGGCCCGCGGCGCCGCCCTCAAGCAGGGCGACGCCATCGAACTGCTCCGCGCGTACCTGGCCGGCACCCCGGACCCCACCGGGGAACCGGTGGCCGAAGACTAG
- a CDS encoding geranyl diphosphate 2-C-methyltransferase: MAAAADTNVLSSPYQHSIADYWNREKDPVNLKLGDVSGTYHHHYGIGEVDQSVLAGPEETREARIIAEMHRLETAQATLLLDHLGEPDPGARLLDAGSGRGGTSFMAHERFGCRVDGISISQSQVSFANDQVQRRGLGSAVRFHLKNMLDTGFETGAFRGIWNNESTMYVELAQLFKEHARLLSRGGRYVTITGCYNDAYGLPSRAVSQINAHYICNVHPRSTYFKEMVANRLVPAQVIDLTEATIPYWELRAKSSVATGIEEAFLTAYRSGSFQYLLIAADRV, translated from the coding sequence ATGGCGGCAGCCGCCGACACGAACGTCCTCAGCAGCCCGTACCAGCACTCCATCGCCGACTACTGGAACCGGGAGAAGGACCCGGTCAACCTCAAGCTCGGCGACGTCAGCGGCACGTACCACCACCACTACGGCATCGGCGAGGTCGACCAGTCCGTGCTGGCGGGCCCGGAGGAGACCAGGGAAGCGCGGATCATCGCGGAGATGCACCGCCTGGAGACCGCGCAGGCCACCCTCCTGCTGGACCACCTCGGCGAGCCCGACCCCGGCGCCCGGCTGCTGGACGCCGGCTCCGGCCGCGGCGGCACGAGCTTCATGGCGCACGAACGATTCGGCTGCCGCGTCGACGGCATCTCGATCTCGCAGTCGCAGGTCTCCTTCGCCAACGACCAGGTGCAGCGCCGCGGGCTGGGGAGCGCGGTGCGGTTCCACCTGAAGAACATGCTCGACACGGGCTTCGAGACGGGTGCGTTCCGCGGGATCTGGAACAACGAGAGCACGATGTACGTGGAGTTGGCGCAGCTCTTCAAGGAGCACGCGCGGCTGCTCTCGCGCGGCGGCCGGTACGTCACCATCACCGGCTGCTACAACGACGCCTACGGGCTGCCGTCCCGCGCCGTCAGCCAGATCAACGCGCACTACATCTGCAACGTCCACCCGCGGTCGACGTACTTCAAGGAGATGGTCGCGAACCGGCTGGTGCCCGCGCAGGTCATCGACCTGACCGAGGCGACGATCCCGTACTGGGAGCTGCGGGCCAAGTCCTCGGTGGCCACCGGGATCGAGGAGGCGTTCCTCACGGCGTACCGCAGCGGGAGCTTCCAGTACCTGCTTATCGCCGCGGATCGGGTCTGA
- a CDS encoding family 2 encapsulin nanocompartment cargo protein terpene cyclase has product MTGAPAEALRALLPLGPTGLGTAAAHPLAGYLPGAVPPPEAEPPARTRSGPEPAPAAEPDTDIGSAAGPETGTAPPAGGGGERGGLRIPPLYCPDALRNDPALGEEVNERLVAWAEEIGIFTGRIERLRSHQFGRLFMLAHPDCDDPDRLLAAAKCGLSEWSVDDHWVDEGEDPDPALLGERMALAHAVIDPVRLPARYMPQFEETVQREPVLRAFRSALAHLSRYASPTQVARLRHELAVMFVGYGQEAEWRSSARTPAVWEYLLHRYENAFFPCMVLVDPVSGYELPPDEFADARVRRTYLYAGTASVLLNDLYSMGKEDPTDTNLPNLIAAEEGCTLQEAVDRTALIHDELMHTYEMEAAALTAAGSPHLGRFLAGVWAWMGGCKEWHATSARYQTA; this is encoded by the coding sequence ATGACCGGAGCACCCGCAGAAGCACTCCGCGCCCTCCTCCCCCTCGGCCCCACCGGCCTCGGCACCGCCGCCGCGCACCCGCTCGCCGGGTACCTGCCGGGGGCCGTCCCGCCGCCTGAGGCGGAGCCCCCTGCCCGTACGAGGTCCGGACCCGAACCGGCACCGGCGGCCGAGCCCGATACCGACATCGGCTCGGCCGCGGGGCCGGAGACCGGCACCGCGCCCCCGGCCGGCGGCGGCGGCGAGCGCGGCGGCCTGCGGATCCCGCCGCTGTACTGCCCCGACGCCCTGCGCAACGACCCCGCGCTCGGCGAGGAGGTCAACGAGCGGCTGGTCGCGTGGGCGGAAGAGATCGGCATCTTCACCGGCCGCATCGAGCGCCTGCGCTCCCACCAGTTCGGCCGCCTCTTCATGCTCGCGCACCCCGACTGCGACGACCCCGACCGGCTGCTGGCCGCCGCCAAGTGCGGCCTGTCCGAGTGGTCCGTCGACGACCACTGGGTGGACGAGGGCGAGGACCCGGATCCCGCCCTGCTCGGCGAACGGATGGCGCTGGCGCACGCCGTCATCGACCCCGTACGGCTGCCCGCGCGCTACATGCCGCAGTTCGAGGAGACCGTCCAGCGCGAGCCGGTGCTGCGCGCGTTCCGCTCCGCCCTAGCGCACCTCTCGCGGTACGCGAGCCCCACCCAGGTCGCCCGGCTGCGGCACGAGTTGGCCGTCATGTTCGTCGGGTACGGCCAGGAGGCCGAGTGGCGCTCCTCGGCGCGCACCCCCGCGGTGTGGGAGTACCTGCTCCACCGCTACGAGAACGCGTTCTTCCCCTGCATGGTCCTCGTGGACCCCGTCAGCGGGTACGAGCTGCCGCCCGACGAGTTCGCCGACGCCCGGGTCCGCCGCACGTACCTCTACGCCGGCACCGCCAGCGTGCTCCTCAACGACCTGTACTCGATGGGAAAGGAAGACCCCACGGACACCAACCTGCCCAACCTGATCGCCGCCGAAGAAGGCTGCACCCTCCAGGAGGCCGTGGACCGGACGGCCCTGATCCACGACGAGCTGATGCACACCTACGAGATGGAGGCCGCGGCGCTGACCGCCGCCGGCTCCCCGCACCTCGGCCGCTTCCTGGCCGGAGTCTGGGCATGGATGGGCGGCTGCAAGGAGTGGCACGCCACCAGCGCGCGCTACCAGACCGCCTGA
- a CDS encoding TetR/AcrR family transcriptional regulator, with protein MPGRPVGQLPGQTSDARIRRPRMTPERERELLEAVLGVLRESGYEALSMDLVATRARCSKATLYRQWHSKAEMVVAAMIANRPVDPGAVDTGSLRGDLISLVEELSTTAEKDTALIAAIHHAALTDGDLAATLHASLADYEVTHLCGLLDRAVARGELPGQPGAAEFLPQLLFGAVVIRPLIDGTFADSAYLARFVDLVVLPALRHS; from the coding sequence ATGCCCGGCAGACCCGTCGGCCAGCTCCCCGGCCAGACCTCCGACGCCCGGATCCGCCGGCCCCGCATGACCCCCGAGCGTGAGCGTGAGCTGCTCGAAGCGGTGCTGGGCGTGCTGCGCGAGTCGGGGTACGAGGCGCTGTCGATGGACCTCGTCGCGACCCGCGCGCGATGCAGCAAGGCGACCCTGTACCGGCAGTGGCACAGCAAGGCGGAGATGGTCGTCGCCGCGATGATCGCCAACCGGCCCGTGGACCCCGGCGCCGTCGACACCGGTTCCCTGCGCGGTGATCTGATCAGCCTCGTCGAAGAGTTGTCCACCACCGCCGAGAAGGACACGGCGCTGATCGCGGCGATACACCACGCCGCGCTCACCGACGGGGACCTGGCCGCGACGCTGCACGCGTCCCTCGCGGACTACGAGGTGACGCACCTGTGCGGCCTGCTCGACCGCGCGGTGGCGCGCGGCGAGCTGCCGGGGCAGCCGGGTGCGGCGGAGTTCCTGCCGCAGTTGCTGTTCGGCGCGGTCGTCATACGCCCGCTGATCGACGGGACGTTCGCCGATTCCGCGTATCTCGCCCGGTTCGTCGACCTCGTGGTGCTGCCGGCGCTGCGTCACTCCTGA
- a CDS encoding MFS transporter, whose translation MSRTDAEAGSGPVGEPGPLAAAGTPQDDRAHRHRWLILGVLGLAQLMVVLDVTIVNIALPSAQSDLGFTNGDRQWVVTAYSLAFGSLLLLGGRIADLVGRKVTFLVGLVGFAAASAVAGASVSFDMLILARALQGAFGALLAPSALSLLTTTFTDPGERAKAFSVYGAVSGAGGAIGLLLGGVLTEYLDWRWTLYVNVVLAVVAFVFASALLTHTARDRSVTLDVPGTALVTVGLFCVVYGFSNAEHQDWGAPATWGLLIAGGVLLTVFAWWSTRSRHPLLPTRIVTDRNRGASYLGMLISAGGMFGVFLFLTYFLQTGLDYTPIDSGVAFLPMVGGLVIAATLATNFLVPRIGPRLVVPPGMAISAVGLVWMTRLDLSSSYAVHILPMTVMVGFGLGLVVATAMSLGTLGVSVHDAGVASATVNAMQQVGGSIGIALLNTVSASAAASYVAGRNPRDPAVKAQAALESYHTAFWWSAGFFAAGALVTLFLYRRGAPKELKGGAPTIHM comes from the coding sequence ATGTCCCGTACCGACGCCGAAGCCGGCAGCGGTCCCGTCGGCGAACCCGGCCCGCTCGCCGCCGCCGGCACACCCCAGGACGACCGCGCCCACCGCCACCGGTGGCTGATCCTCGGCGTCCTCGGCCTCGCCCAGTTGATGGTCGTCCTCGACGTGACCATCGTGAACATCGCCCTGCCGTCCGCCCAGTCCGACCTCGGCTTCACCAACGGCGACCGGCAGTGGGTCGTCACCGCGTACTCGCTGGCCTTCGGCAGCCTCCTGCTCCTCGGCGGCCGCATCGCCGACCTCGTCGGCCGCAAGGTCACCTTCCTGGTCGGTCTCGTCGGCTTCGCCGCCGCGTCCGCCGTGGCCGGCGCCTCGGTGAGCTTCGACATGCTCATCCTCGCCCGCGCCCTCCAGGGCGCCTTCGGCGCGCTCCTCGCCCCGTCCGCGCTGTCGCTGCTGACGACGACGTTCACCGACCCGGGCGAGCGGGCGAAGGCGTTCAGCGTCTACGGCGCCGTGTCCGGCGCGGGCGGCGCCATCGGCCTGCTGCTGGGCGGGGTGCTCACCGAGTACCTGGACTGGCGCTGGACGCTGTACGTGAACGTGGTCCTCGCCGTCGTCGCCTTCGTCTTCGCCTCCGCGCTGCTGACCCATACGGCACGGGACCGGAGCGTCACGCTCGACGTGCCCGGCACGGCCCTGGTCACCGTCGGCCTGTTCTGCGTCGTCTACGGCTTCTCCAACGCCGAGCACCAGGACTGGGGCGCGCCGGCGACCTGGGGGCTGCTGATCGCCGGCGGCGTGCTGCTCACGGTGTTCGCCTGGTGGTCGACCCGCAGCCGGCACCCCCTGCTGCCCACGCGCATCGTCACCGACCGCAACCGCGGCGCGTCCTACCTCGGCATGCTGATCTCCGCGGGCGGGATGTTCGGCGTCTTCCTGTTCCTCACGTACTTCCTGCAGACGGGTCTCGACTACACGCCGATCGACTCCGGCGTCGCCTTTCTGCCGATGGTCGGCGGCCTGGTGATCGCCGCGACACTGGCCACCAACTTCCTCGTACCGCGCATCGGGCCGCGGCTGGTGGTGCCCCCGGGCATGGCGATCTCGGCGGTCGGCCTGGTGTGGATGACGAGGCTGGACCTGAGCAGTTCGTACGCGGTGCACATCCTGCCGATGACCGTGATGGTGGGCTTCGGCCTGGGGCTGGTCGTGGCGACGGCGATGAGCCTGGGCACGCTGGGCGTCTCCGTGCACGACGCGGGCGTGGCCTCCGCGACGGTCAACGCCATGCAGCAGGTCGGCGGCTCCATCGGCATCGCCCTGCTCAACACCGTCTCCGCCAGCGCCGCCGCGAGCTACGTCGCCGGGCGCAACCCGAGGGATCCGGCGGTGAAGGCGCAGGCGGCGCTGGAGAGTTACCACACCGCGTTCTGGTGGTCGGCGGGGTTCTTCGCCGCCGGCGCCCTGGTGACCCTGTTCCTGTACCGGCGGGGCGCGCCCAAGGAGCTGAAGGGCGGGGCACCCACGATCCACATGTGA
- a CDS encoding zinc-binding dehydrogenase — MRAIEVREFGGPEVLVPAEVPEPVAGTGQVVVGLEVADVIYLDTLLRGGWGGEIFPVRPPYVPGQGGAGTVLAVGEGVDTAWTGRRVAAPASAGYAEQVVAEVAEIAAVPDALGTAEAAALLHDGTTAVRLARAGQPREGETVLVTAAAGGAGSLVLQLARDAGARVIAAARGERKLALARELGAEHAVDYSEDGWQDRVREAAGGDGVDLAFDGAGGELGRAAFRTVARGGRFVTYGTSDGCFAEIDPRAAAERDVRVTNLLEGGPPPAAVSRAALVEALDLAAAGRIRPVIGATHPLARAEDAHASLARRATVGKSLLVV; from the coding sequence GTGCGTGCGATCGAGGTACGGGAGTTCGGCGGGCCCGAGGTGCTGGTGCCGGCGGAGGTGCCCGAGCCGGTGGCCGGGACGGGGCAGGTCGTCGTGGGGCTGGAGGTGGCCGACGTCATCTACCTGGACACCCTGCTGCGCGGCGGCTGGGGCGGCGAGATCTTCCCGGTGCGACCGCCGTACGTGCCGGGCCAGGGCGGCGCGGGGACCGTGCTGGCCGTCGGGGAGGGGGTCGACACGGCGTGGACCGGGCGGCGCGTGGCCGCCCCGGCGTCCGCCGGGTACGCGGAGCAGGTCGTCGCCGAGGTGGCGGAGATCGCCGCCGTCCCCGACGCGCTCGGCACGGCCGAGGCGGCGGCGCTGCTGCACGACGGCACCACCGCCGTGCGCCTCGCCCGCGCCGGGCAGCCCCGGGAGGGCGAGACGGTGCTCGTGACGGCGGCGGCCGGCGGGGCGGGGTCGCTGGTGCTGCAACTGGCGCGCGACGCGGGGGCGCGCGTCATCGCGGCGGCGCGCGGCGAGCGCAAGCTCGCGCTCGCCCGCGAGCTGGGCGCGGAGCACGCCGTCGACTACTCCGAGGACGGCTGGCAGGACCGGGTCCGCGAGGCCGCCGGCGGGGACGGCGTCGACCTGGCCTTCGACGGCGCCGGGGGCGAGCTGGGCCGGGCGGCGTTCCGTACGGTGGCGCGGGGCGGCAGGTTCGTGACGTACGGGACGTCGGACGGCTGCTTCGCCGAGATCGACCCGCGCGCGGCCGCGGAGCGGGACGTACGGGTGACCAACCTCCTGGAGGGCGGCCCGCCGCCCGCCGCCGTCTCGCGGGCCGCGCTCGTCGAGGCCCTGGACCTCGCCGCCGCGGGCCGCATCAGGCCGGTGATCGGCGCGACCCACCCGCTCGCGCGCGCCGAGGACGCGCACGCCTCGCTCGCCCGGCGGGCGACGGTGGGCAAGTCGCTGCTCGTCGTGTGA
- a CDS encoding flotillin family protein — translation MFGYRVPAPDQAMLVSGGRRRRDGAPFRVVVGHGRFVLPIFRKTRFLSLAMHESEVAEYCVTRQGIPLTVRSVIAFKVGNDIESIVNAGQRFLSEQKEMSVLTGRIFAGHLRAIIGSMTVEEIVTERQKLASEVVETSKSEMGRIGLIVDSFQIQSIDDGDTGYIKAMSAPHQAAIQREAKIAEAQAAQRASEAEQESARKQAEYARETAMVRAQYKAEVSRVEAEAAQAGPLAQAHAQQDVLAAQTELAERAAQLRQQELQAEVVKPAEAEAERVRVLALAEAERMKIQAEAASSYDRVALDQQLIDQLPKIVERAAAGLQGANINVLNGADGLGELTAGLVGQGLAILDSVRTTMPQQRSPEGERQHD, via the coding sequence ATGTTCGGCTATCGCGTTCCGGCCCCCGACCAGGCCATGCTCGTGTCGGGCGGCAGGCGCCGGCGGGACGGCGCACCGTTCCGCGTCGTCGTCGGGCACGGCAGGTTCGTGTTACCGATCTTCCGCAAGACCCGCTTCCTGTCGCTGGCGATGCACGAGTCGGAGGTCGCCGAGTACTGCGTGACCAGGCAGGGCATCCCGCTGACCGTGCGGTCCGTGATCGCCTTCAAGGTCGGCAACGACATCGAGAGCATCGTCAACGCCGGGCAGCGCTTCCTCTCCGAGCAGAAGGAGATGTCGGTGCTGACCGGGCGGATCTTCGCCGGCCACCTGCGCGCCATCATCGGCTCGATGACGGTCGAGGAGATCGTCACGGAGCGGCAGAAGCTCGCCTCCGAGGTGGTGGAGACCTCCAAGAGCGAGATGGGCCGGATCGGCCTGATCGTCGACTCGTTCCAGATCCAGTCGATCGACGACGGCGACACCGGCTACATCAAGGCGATGTCGGCGCCCCATCAGGCGGCCATCCAGCGCGAGGCGAAGATCGCCGAGGCGCAGGCGGCGCAGAGGGCGTCCGAGGCGGAGCAGGAGTCCGCCCGGAAGCAGGCCGAGTACGCCAGGGAGACCGCCATGGTGCGGGCGCAGTACAAGGCCGAGGTCAGCCGGGTCGAGGCGGAGGCGGCGCAGGCCGGGCCGCTGGCCCAGGCGCACGCGCAGCAGGACGTGCTCGCCGCGCAGACCGAGCTGGCCGAGCGCGCGGCCCAGCTCCGCCAGCAGGAGTTGCAGGCGGAGGTGGTCAAGCCGGCCGAGGCGGAGGCCGAGCGGGTGCGGGTGCTGGCCCTCGCCGAGGCGGAACGGATGAAGATCCAGGCCGAGGCGGCGTCCTCGTACGACAGGGTGGCGCTGGACCAGCAGTTGATCGACCAGCTCCCGAAGATCGTCGAACGGGCCGCGGCCGGCCTCCAGGGCGCGAACATCAACGTGCTCAACGGGGCCGACGGGCTCGGCGAGCTCACGGCCGGCCTGGTCGGCCAGGGACTGGCCATCCTGGACTCGGTAAGGACCACCATGCCCCAGCAGCGGTCCCCGGAGGGCGAACGGCAGCACGACTAG
- the nth gene encoding endonuclease III has protein sequence MAKSGEAASAAGGRAVVRKAKPAPTRTGLVRQARRIYRELAEVYPYAHPELDFEDPYQLLIATVLSAQTTDLRVNQTTPALFAKYPTPEDLAAANPEEVEELIRPTGFFRAKTKSIMGLSQALRDDFGGEVPGNLKDLVKLPGVGRKTAFVVLGNAFGVPGITVDTHFARLVRRWKWTEQTDPDKIEQEVGSLFPKKDWTMLSHYVIFHGRRICHSRKPACGACPIAPLCPAYGEGETDPEKAQKLLKYEKGGMPGQRLKPPPDYPGKPAPPLGAA, from the coding sequence ATGGCGAAGAGTGGCGAGGCGGCATCCGCGGCGGGGGGCCGCGCGGTGGTGCGCAAGGCGAAACCGGCGCCGACGCGGACGGGGCTGGTGCGGCAGGCGCGGCGGATCTACCGCGAGCTGGCCGAGGTGTATCCGTACGCGCACCCGGAGCTGGACTTCGAGGACCCGTATCAGTTGCTCATCGCCACGGTGCTCTCCGCGCAGACCACCGACCTGCGGGTGAACCAGACGACGCCGGCCCTCTTCGCGAAGTACCCGACGCCGGAGGACCTGGCCGCGGCCAACCCCGAGGAGGTCGAGGAGCTGATCCGGCCCACCGGGTTCTTCCGCGCCAAGACCAAGTCGATCATGGGTCTTTCGCAGGCCCTTCGGGACGACTTCGGCGGCGAGGTCCCGGGCAATCTGAAGGACCTGGTCAAGCTGCCAGGCGTGGGCCGCAAGACGGCGTTCGTCGTGCTCGGCAACGCTTTCGGGGTCCCCGGTATCACGGTCGACACGCACTTCGCACGGCTGGTGCGGCGCTGGAAGTGGACCGAGCAGACCGACCCCGACAAGATCGAGCAGGAGGTCGGGTCCCTCTTCCCGAAGAAGGACTGGACGATGCTCTCGCACTACGTGATCTTCCACGGCCGGCGCATCTGCCATTCCCGCAAGCCCGCCTGCGGCGCCTGCCCCATCGCCCCGCTCTGCCCGGCGTACGGGGAGGGGGAGACGGATCCGGAGAAGGCGCAGAAGCTGCTGAAGTACGAGAAGGGCGGCATGCCCGGGCAGCGCCTCAAGCCCCCGCCGGACTACCCCGGGAAGCCCGCGCCCCCGCTGGGAGCCGCATGA